From Solidesulfovibrio carbinoliphilus subsp. oakridgensis, the proteins below share one genomic window:
- the eno gene encoding phosphopyruvate hydratase — MSTIAAVWAREILDSRGNPTVEVEVTLESGATGRAAVPSGASTGSREALELRDQDASRYGGKGVGKAVENVQGELAETVIGMDALQQVAIDNLMIDTDGTENKSRLGANAILGVSMAVARAASTFLGLPFYQYLGGINAKVLPVPLMNIINGGAHAPNNLDIQEFMIVPLGARTFSDALRMGAETFHTLKTILAADGHVTSVGDEGGFAPNLKDHDEAFKYIIKAIEEAGYRPGDEISLAIDAAASEFYKNGKYVLGGEKRTMSSEEMVAYLSGFVDRYPIISIEDGLAESDWDGWKKLTMHLGERIQLVGDDIFVTNPDILAEGIDQGVANSILIKLNQIGTVTETLDTIEMAKQAAYTTVISHRSGETEDSFIADLSVAVNAGQIKSGSISRSDRLAKYNQLLRIEEELEDSAIFYGPVMAGQWYDTEEEDAE, encoded by the coding sequence ATGAGCACCATTGCGGCCGTTTGGGCCAGGGAAATCCTCGATTCCCGCGGCAATCCCACCGTCGAAGTGGAGGTCACCCTGGAATCCGGCGCGACCGGCCGGGCCGCCGTCCCCTCCGGAGCCTCCACCGGCTCGCGCGAGGCCCTGGAACTGCGCGACCAGGACGCTTCCCGCTACGGCGGCAAGGGCGTGGGCAAGGCCGTGGAGAACGTCCAGGGCGAGCTGGCTGAGACCGTCATCGGCATGGACGCCCTGCAGCAGGTGGCCATCGACAACCTGATGATCGACACCGACGGCACGGAGAACAAGTCGCGCCTGGGCGCCAACGCCATCCTCGGCGTGTCCATGGCCGTGGCCCGGGCCGCCTCCACCTTCCTCGGCCTGCCGTTTTACCAGTACCTCGGCGGCATCAACGCCAAGGTCCTGCCCGTGCCGCTCATGAACATCATAAACGGCGGGGCCCACGCCCCCAACAACCTGGACATCCAGGAGTTCATGATCGTCCCCCTCGGCGCGCGGACCTTCTCGGACGCCCTGCGCATGGGCGCCGAGACCTTCCATACCCTGAAGACGATCCTTGCCGCCGACGGCCATGTGACCTCGGTCGGCGACGAGGGCGGTTTCGCCCCCAATTTGAAGGACCACGACGAGGCCTTCAAGTACATCATCAAGGCCATCGAGGAAGCCGGCTACCGGCCGGGCGACGAGATTTCGCTGGCCATCGACGCGGCCGCCTCGGAATTCTATAAAAACGGCAAGTACGTCCTTGGCGGCGAAAAGCGCACCATGAGCTCCGAGGAGATGGTCGCCTACCTGTCCGGATTCGTGGACCGCTACCCCATCATCTCCATCGAGGACGGCCTGGCCGAATCCGACTGGGACGGCTGGAAGAAGCTGACCATGCACCTTGGCGAGCGCATCCAGCTCGTCGGCGACGACATCTTCGTCACCAACCCGGACATCCTGGCCGAGGGCATCGACCAGGGCGTGGCCAACTCGATCCTCATCAAGCTGAACCAGATCGGCACGGTGACCGAGACCCTCGACACCATCGAGATGGCCAAGCAGGCCGCCTACACCACGGTCATCTCCCACCGCTCGGGCGAGACCGAGGACAGCTTCATCGCCGACCTGTCCGTGGCCGTCAACGCCGGCCAGATCAAGTCCGGCTCGATCTCCCGCTCGGACAGGCTGGCCAAGTACAACCAGCTCCTTCGCATCGAGGA